From the genome of Sphingobacteriaceae bacterium:
CGTTATGCCCTCGGGATCCAAGATGTAGCGCAGGTGCCGCGGCCCGCCGCCGCCTAACCATCCGGCCAGGCCCAAGGCGCCCACCAGGGGCACCATGACGGCAGCCCCGAGAATCAAAAACTGGCGGGCAGGGCTGGAGCCGGCGACCTGAGCCGGCGGGAAAATCGCCTCACCGCCGGCGCTGTCCGGACCGGCGCCGCCTTGAGGGCCTATGCCCGTTTGCTCCAGGCGTGCCACGAAAGCCTCGGGGTCGGCGGGGGTCAGGCCGTAGCGCCGGCCCTCCTGGCCCGGACCCGCTCCCAAAGTGGTCTCCAGCACCACCAAGGGGCCGCGCCCCACGGCCACCAGGTAGATCCGCCCCCAGGGGCCGCTGAACCACCCCACCCGGTAGCCGCCCAGGCTGGTGCCGGCAATCCGGCCCATCCTGGGGGCCGTCTCATGGACTGTCACATCAGTAATGGCTTCTTTGGGGATGACGATGCGCCGGAGCCCGTGGTGGACCTTCACCCCTTGATCATCCACCCGGTAATTCAAAGTGCTGAAAGCCCAGGCTTCGTGGAGGATCAAGGCGGGAGCCCCCAAGCCGGCCAGCAGCACGATGACCATGACGACGGCAAACCAGCGGCCGCCGGCCGCCGGCGGCGCAGGCTTGAACACATGTCTCTCGCCGTTTTGCAGGTTTGCGGGAGTCTGGGAGGCATCCAAAGGCATGATGACTAGAACAACCTATGCTGCCCCGTGGCCGGCGTTGCCGGGATAAGGGGCGACGGCTCCCGGTGCAGCAGGGGCATCAGTTCCTTTTCGGGCAGGGGGCCGCTGAACACGTAGCCTTGAATCTCATGGCAGCCGTGGTCGTACAGGAATTCCAGCTGTTGGAAGGTCTCCACCCCTTCGGCCAGCACCGTCAAGTCCAAGCTGCGCCCCATCACCGTAATGGCCCGGATGATGGCATCGGAATGGGGCACGGAGGTGATTTCCCGGACGAAAGACTGGTCGATCTTCAGTGTGTGGAAGGGGAAGT
Proteins encoded in this window:
- a CDS encoding PH domain-containing protein, which gives rise to MPLDASQTPANLQNGERHVFKPAPPAAGGRWFAVVMVIVLLAGLGAPALILHEAWAFSTLNYRVDDQGVKVHHGLRRIVIPKEAITDVTVHETAPRMGRIAGTSLGGYRVGWFSGPWGRIYLVAVGRGPLVVLETTLGAGPGQEGRRYGLTPADPEAFVARLEQTGIGPQGGAGPDSAGGEAIFPPAQVAGSSPARQFLILGAAVMVPLVGALGLAGWLGGGGPRHLRYILDPEGIT